Proteins encoded within one genomic window of Festucalex cinctus isolate MCC-2025b chromosome 18, RoL_Fcin_1.0, whole genome shotgun sequence:
- the LOC144005732 gene encoding uncharacterized protein LOC144005732 isoform X1, producing MKFCHLRVIGHCSCSKMLAGFCALILLCCILSCAESAPSLGIHKARYSNSFRLARSTRTRVQQLLSKYKEQQLGNKDFEDRSGYLNDLPSLSTDFNSWLQLTDWDRLHAALSDMQAYRNRLEWQRKELETEEKEKRGAQALLNTLPKNIKHIELDLRDLMSQVSSQMSYIKTSSRKPTFPTVWTPLNQSNISKTLWEKRVEGYIVLRDLDLYLTKLARDFLLLASKSQ from the exons ATGAAGTTTTGCCACTTAAGAGTGATCGGTCACTGCTCCTGCTCCAAG ATGCTTGCCGGATTCTGTGCTCTCATCCTTCTTTGTTGCATACTGAGCTGTGCCGAGTCAGCCCCATCACTCGGCATCCACAAGGCTAGATACAGCAACTCCTTCCGCCTGGCAAGGTCCACTCGAACCCGTGTCCAGCAGTTGCTGAGTAAATAT AAGGAGCAGCAGTTAGGAAACAAGGACTTTGAGGACAGAAGTGGTTATTTGAACGACCTGCCATCGCTTTCTACAGACTTCAACAGCTGGCTCCAGCTTACG GATTGGGACCGACTACATGCCGCTCTGTCAGACATGCAGGCCTACAGGAACAGGCTGGAATGGCAGAGGAAAGAACTGGAAACGGAGGAAAAAGAGAAGAGGGGAGCGCAGGCGCTCCTCAACACTTTACCGAAGAACATCAAGCACATTGAGCTGGATCTGAGGGACCTGATGAGCCAAGTCAGCAGTCAG ATGAGTTACATAAAGACTTCCAGCAGAAAACCAACCTTCCCCACTGTTTGGACACCCTTGAACCAATCAAATATCTCTAAAACACTGTGGGAAAAGCGTGTGGAGGGTTACATCGTTTTACGGGATCTCGACCTTTACCTCACAAAGTTGGCCCGAGATTTCCTCCTCCTGGCCTCTAAAAGTCAGTAA
- the LOC144005732 gene encoding uncharacterized protein LOC144005732 isoform X2, with translation MLAGFCALILLCCILSCAESAPSLGIHKARYSNSFRLARSTRTRVQQLLSKYKEQQLGNKDFEDRSGYLNDLPSLSTDFNSWLQLTDWDRLHAALSDMQAYRNRLEWQRKELETEEKEKRGAQALLNTLPKNIKHIELDLRDLMSQVSSQMSYIKTSSRKPTFPTVWTPLNQSNISKTLWEKRVEGYIVLRDLDLYLTKLARDFLLLASKSQ, from the exons ATGCTTGCCGGATTCTGTGCTCTCATCCTTCTTTGTTGCATACTGAGCTGTGCCGAGTCAGCCCCATCACTCGGCATCCACAAGGCTAGATACAGCAACTCCTTCCGCCTGGCAAGGTCCACTCGAACCCGTGTCCAGCAGTTGCTGAGTAAATAT AAGGAGCAGCAGTTAGGAAACAAGGACTTTGAGGACAGAAGTGGTTATTTGAACGACCTGCCATCGCTTTCTACAGACTTCAACAGCTGGCTCCAGCTTACG GATTGGGACCGACTACATGCCGCTCTGTCAGACATGCAGGCCTACAGGAACAGGCTGGAATGGCAGAGGAAAGAACTGGAAACGGAGGAAAAAGAGAAGAGGGGAGCGCAGGCGCTCCTCAACACTTTACCGAAGAACATCAAGCACATTGAGCTGGATCTGAGGGACCTGATGAGCCAAGTCAGCAGTCAG ATGAGTTACATAAAGACTTCCAGCAGAAAACCAACCTTCCCCACTGTTTGGACACCCTTGAACCAATCAAATATCTCTAAAACACTGTGGGAAAAGCGTGTGGAGGGTTACATCGTTTTACGGGATCTCGACCTTTACCTCACAAAGTTGGCCCGAGATTTCCTCCTCCTGGCCTCTAAAAGTCAGTAA